Proteins encoded within one genomic window of Felis catus isolate Fca126 chromosome C1, F.catus_Fca126_mat1.0, whole genome shotgun sequence:
- the LOC109502612 gene encoding late cornified envelope protein 2A-like has protein sequence MSSQQTQQKCQLPAKCLPKCPPKCLAQAPQAPQALAPCPAPCPPPVPSCCVHSCCTTGFGSCCSLGSHRLPDVCLGPLQPSNCWERESSGCSSCCHGFGGCSF, from the coding sequence ATGTCCAGCCAGCAAACCCAGCAGAAGTGTCAGCTCCCTGCCAAGTGTCTTCCCAAGTGTCCACCGAAGTGCCTCGCTCAGGCCCCTCAGGCCCCACAGGccctggctccctgcccagctccctgccccccacctgtcCCCTCCTGCTGTGTCCACAGTTGCTGTACCACTGGCTTCGGAAGctgctgctctctggggtctcatCGGCTTCCGGATGTCTGTCTAGGCCCACTTCAGCCTTCCAACTGCTGGGAGAGGGAGTCCTCTGGGTGTTCCAGTTGTTGCCATGGATTTGGGGGCTGCAGCTTTTGA